One Candidatus Schekmanbacteria bacterium DNA segment encodes these proteins:
- a CDS encoding insulinase family protein, producing MLLKESLQNGVTLVAEHVPHVRSVSVGVFVKQGSRDEPEKFSGLSHFIEHLLFKGTKNRNAKDIAVALDMIGGYCDAFTSREYTGVFVQASDFHIETVFELLSDILHNSLFDDNDVQKEKRVILEEIKMCEDLPDEFLYDLFFKVVWKGHLLGNPIQGTVKSVNNIKSKTIKEMFPGLYRPSQIILAVAGSFNKKKLIDFSNRYFCFDNVHDVKKNNSPSRKKPQYTPDIFIKRKSLEQAHFCLGFPGVSQTSEMRFAKYLLNLILGGSISSRLFQKIREDRGLVYNIYSFYSSFTDTGIFGVYAGASPDNIEEIVKLVMDELEDIAVKGVKDKELKIAKEHLKGNYLLSLESMNSRMTKLAKQELFFGKFSDIDEIMKNIDAVTIEDIKRFVSAVYRKDKLSLAGLGPIKRSIRREMFL from the coding sequence ATGCTTCTGAAAGAATCTCTTCAGAATGGAGTTACTTTAGTTGCAGAGCATGTTCCGCATGTAAGGTCAGTTTCAGTAGGTGTATTTGTAAAACAGGGTTCCCGTGATGAACCGGAAAAATTCAGCGGGCTTTCCCATTTCATAGAACACCTTCTTTTCAAAGGTACGAAGAACCGTAATGCCAAGGATATCGCAGTGGCCCTGGATATGATAGGGGGTTACTGCGATGCCTTTACAAGCCGTGAATATACAGGTGTTTTTGTACAGGCATCTGATTTCCACATTGAGACCGTCTTTGAACTCCTCTCCGATATCCTTCACAATTCTCTTTTTGACGACAATGATGTGCAGAAAGAAAAGAGGGTTATACTTGAAGAGATAAAGATGTGCGAGGATCTCCCGGATGAATTCCTTTATGACCTTTTCTTCAAAGTAGTCTGGAAAGGACATTTGCTTGGCAACCCTATCCAGGGAACAGTAAAGTCGGTAAACAACATAAAATCTAAGACAATAAAGGAAATGTTCCCCGGTCTTTACAGGCCTTCACAGATCATCCTTGCTGTAGCAGGAAGTTTCAATAAAAAAAAACTCATTGATTTTTCCAACCGCTATTTCTGTTTTGATAACGTCCATGATGTTAAAAAAAACAACTCTCCTTCAAGGAAGAAACCCCAATATACTCCGGATATTTTTATAAAGCGCAAGTCTCTTGAACAGGCGCATTTCTGCCTGGGTTTTCCCGGGGTCAGTCAGACAAGCGAGATGAGGTTTGCAAAATATCTTTTGAATCTTATTCTCGGTGGTAGTATAAGCAGCAGGCTTTTTCAAAAAATAAGGGAAGACCGGGGGCTTGTTTATAATATTTATTCGTTTTACTCTTCCTTTACAGATACCGGGATTTTCGGTGTTTATGCAGGAGCGAGCCCTGACAATATTGAGGAGATAGTTAAGCTTGTAATGGATGAGCTTGAAGATATAGCGGTGAAAGGAGTAAAGGATAAAGAACTGAAGATAGCCAAAGAGCATCTGAAGGGGAACTACCTCCTTTCCCTTGAAAGCATGAACAGCCGTATGACAAAGCTTGCAAAACAGGAACTTTTTTTTGGAAAATTTTCTGATATTGATGAGATAATGAAAAACATAGATGCGGTAACCATTGAAGATATCAAACGTTTTGTATCGGCGGTTTACAGGAAGGATAAGCTTTCGCTTGCAGGCCTTGGTCCAATAAAACGGAGCATCAGACGGGAGATGTTCCTTTAA
- the pnp gene encoding polyribonucleotide nucleotidyltransferase: MIKKEIDFFGKKLSLETGRLAKQADGAVLASLDDVVVLVTAVSSKLDRKGLDFLPFSVDYREKTYAAGKIPGGFFKREGRPNEKEILTSRLIDRPLRPLFPDGYFKDVQVMVSVLCTDQKNDPDVISVIGASAALLISNIPLTIPVAAVRVGRIDGKFIINPTYEELEKSDINLIVAGTKEAVTMVEGGASEISEADMLEAVFYGHESLKKVIELQEEFRKEAGKEKVTVTIVDDHEFRDAVRAKVKDAINAACRIKAKLERQDAVEKIKADAKAALEIDEEKESHFERYFGEIESECLRTMIVEESVRADGRGTKDIRQITCEIGVLPRTHGTAVFTRGETQSLSVVTLGTSDDEQIIDALEGESRRSFMLHYNFPPFSVNETSNRFGPGRREIGHGNLAERALKQVLPSSDKFPYTLRIVSEILESNGSSSMATVCSGSLSLMDAGVPIKAAVAGIAMGLIKEGEKVVVLSDILGLEDHLGDMDFKVAGTKNGITAFQMDIKILGVTKDIVKTALEQAKAGRLHILGKMDEVISKPRESISAYAPRILTININPSRIGELIGPGGKNIRSIIERTKAKIDVDDTGRVNVSSVDSQAAESAVNIIKGMMEDPEVGKIYLGKVKKIMDFGAFVEILPGTEGLVHISQLENTRVKSVRDVLNEGDEVLVKLLEIDKDGKLRLSRKEALGETEKKVN; this comes from the coding sequence ATGATAAAAAAAGAAATTGATTTTTTCGGGAAAAAACTTTCCCTTGAAACAGGAAGGCTTGCAAAGCAGGCAGATGGCGCAGTCTTGGCAAGCCTGGATGATGTAGTAGTGCTTGTTACAGCAGTAAGCAGTAAGTTAGACAGGAAGGGCTTGGATTTCCTCCCGTTCTCTGTTGATTACAGAGAAAAAACCTATGCCGCCGGCAAGATACCGGGCGGGTTCTTTAAGCGCGAAGGAAGGCCAAACGAGAAGGAGATTTTAACATCCCGTCTCATTGACAGACCTTTAAGACCTCTTTTCCCTGACGGATATTTTAAAGATGTCCAGGTCATGGTGAGCGTACTTTGCACTGACCAGAAGAACGACCCCGATGTTATTTCCGTGATTGGCGCTTCGGCAGCGCTCCTTATTTCGAATATCCCGCTTACCATCCCGGTTGCAGCAGTGAGGGTTGGCAGGATTGACGGGAAGTTTATAATAAATCCGACCTACGAGGAGCTGGAAAAGAGCGATATCAATCTCATCGTTGCAGGTACAAAAGAAGCAGTGACAATGGTTGAAGGCGGAGCGTCTGAGATATCTGAAGCTGACATGCTGGAGGCGGTTTTCTATGGCCATGAATCACTTAAAAAAGTAATAGAGCTTCAGGAAGAATTCCGCAAAGAGGCAGGCAAAGAAAAAGTAACTGTAACTATCGTAGATGACCATGAATTCAGAGATGCAGTAAGGGCAAAAGTCAAGGACGCAATAAATGCTGCCTGCCGAATAAAAGCAAAGCTTGAAAGGCAGGATGCAGTAGAGAAGATAAAAGCTGATGCCAAAGCTGCACTTGAAATAGATGAAGAAAAAGAATCCCACTTTGAACGGTACTTTGGTGAGATTGAAAGCGAATGCCTGAGGACTATGATAGTGGAAGAGTCAGTGAGAGCTGACGGAAGGGGTACAAAGGACATAAGGCAGATAACATGCGAAATCGGAGTTCTTCCGAGGACACATGGCACTGCGGTGTTTACAAGGGGTGAGACCCAGTCATTAAGCGTTGTGACGCTGGGTACCTCAGATGATGAACAGATAATTGATGCACTTGAAGGGGAATCAAGACGTTCCTTCATGCTGCATTATAATTTTCCTCCATTTTCAGTCAATGAAACGAGCAACCGCTTTGGACCCGGAAGGCGTGAGATAGGACATGGGAACCTGGCGGAACGTGCATTGAAGCAGGTTTTACCGTCATCTGATAAATTCCCATACACTTTAAGGATTGTTTCCGAGATACTTGAATCAAACGGCTCTTCATCAATGGCCACTGTTTGTTCAGGCTCTCTTTCTCTCATGGACGCAGGAGTTCCCATAAAGGCGGCGGTGGCTGGTATTGCCATGGGACTCATAAAGGAAGGGGAAAAGGTAGTTGTACTCTCCGACATACTTGGCCTTGAAGACCATCTTGGTGATATGGATTTCAAAGTTGCCGGAACAAAGAACGGAATCACTGCTTTCCAGATGGATATCAAGATATTGGGGGTCACAAAGGATATTGTAAAAACAGCGCTGGAGCAGGCAAAGGCAGGAAGGCTCCACATACTTGGCAAGATGGATGAAGTCATTTCCAAGCCGAGGGAGTCAATCTCAGCTTATGCTCCGAGGATACTTACCATAAACATCAACCCGTCAAGGATCGGCGAACTCATAGGCCCGGGCGGCAAAAATATAAGAAGCATAATAGAGCGGACCAAAGCAAAGATTGATGTTGATGACACCGGCAGGGTTAATGTCTCTTCCGTTGACAGCCAGGCAGCAGAAAGCGCAGTCAATATAATAAAAGGGATGATGGAAGACCCGGAAGTCGGCAAGATTTATCTGGGAAAAGTTAAGAAGATTATGGATTTCGGGGCTTTTGTTGAAATACTTCCGGGGACTGAAGGACTTGTCCACATATCACAGCTTGAAAACACAAGAGTGAAGAGCGTGAGAGATGTACTCAATGAAGGGGACGAGGTTCTTGTAAAACTCCTTGAAATCGACAAGGACGGGAAGCTTCGTTTGAGCCGCAAAGAGGCGCTTGGAGAGACTGAAAAGAAAGTAAACTAA
- the purS gene encoding phosphoribosylformylglycinamidine synthase subunit PurS, whose product MINVKVFIKFKEGVLDPQGKAVKSSLASLGFNEVEEVKVGKYIELKINGNDAEVARQRVDVMCKKLLANPVIENFEIKIG is encoded by the coding sequence ATGATAAACGTAAAGGTCTTTATAAAATTCAAAGAAGGGGTACTCGATCCTCAGGGGAAGGCTGTAAAAAGCTCGCTTGCATCCCTTGGATTCAATGAGGTCGAAGAAGTAAAGGTGGGAAAATATATCGAGCTTAAGATTAATGGGAATGATGCTGAGGTGGCAAGACAGAGGGTTGACGTTATGTGCAAAAAGCTCCTTGCCAATCCTGTAATAGAGAACTTTGAAATTAAAATAGGGTGA
- a CDS encoding adenylosuccinate lyase, translating into MIPRYTRPEMAKIWEDRNKFQKFLDIEILVCEALSRKGKVPASAVKNIRAKADFDVKRIDEIEKVTKHDVIAFLTNVAEHVGEDSRFIHMGLTSSDILDTGLSLQLREAMDMIISDAKETMKAIKKLAMRYKKTAMPGRSHGMHAEPITFGFKMAVWYDEMARNLRRLKQARETISYGKISGAVGTFANVNPDIEKYVCAKLGLKPAPASTQILQRDRHAEYLTALAITASSLDKFATEIRHLQRTEVGEAEEFFSKGQKGSSAMPHKRNPITCEQISGLARVIRGNAMAALENIPLWHERDISHSSVERVIMPDSTILMDYLLNKVTNLFNNLLVYPEKMKQNLELTSGGMFSQGVLLALIDKDVIREDAYEMVQRNAMKALKEGGTFKEHLLKDKDVMKFMTPSEIDKVFNYSYHTRNIDKIFKRVFR; encoded by the coding sequence TTGATACCCAGATATACACGCCCTGAGATGGCAAAAATTTGGGAGGACAGGAACAAGTTTCAGAAGTTTCTCGACATTGAGATCCTTGTTTGCGAGGCTTTAAGCCGCAAGGGGAAGGTTCCGGCCTCAGCCGTTAAGAACATTCGGGCAAAGGCGGATTTTGACGTTAAAAGGATCGATGAAATAGAGAAGGTCACAAAACATGATGTCATAGCCTTTCTCACAAACGTGGCAGAACATGTAGGCGAAGACTCCCGTTTCATCCACATGGGGCTTACCTCATCTGATATCCTTGACACAGGCCTTTCCCTTCAGCTCAGAGAAGCAATGGACATGATAATAAGCGATGCCAAAGAAACTATGAAGGCTATAAAGAAACTGGCAATGCGTTATAAGAAGACAGCAATGCCGGGACGGTCTCACGGCATGCATGCAGAGCCAATAACTTTCGGGTTTAAAATGGCTGTCTGGTACGATGAGATGGCAAGAAACTTGAGAAGGCTAAAGCAGGCGCGCGAGACAATATCATATGGAAAAATATCAGGTGCAGTTGGAACATTTGCCAATGTGAATCCTGATATCGAAAAGTATGTCTGTGCGAAACTGGGATTAAAGCCTGCTCCTGCATCGACGCAGATATTGCAGAGAGACAGGCATGCTGAATACCTCACGGCACTTGCAATTACAGCGTCTTCGCTTGATAAGTTTGCAACCGAGATAAGACATCTCCAGCGTACAGAGGTCGGAGAGGCAGAAGAATTTTTCTCCAAAGGGCAGAAAGGTTCGTCGGCTATGCCTCACAAGCGAAACCCAATAACCTGCGAACAGATATCAGGTCTTGCGAGGGTGATAAGAGGAAATGCAATGGCAGCGCTTGAAAATATTCCGCTCTGGCATGAAAGGGATATAAGCCACTCGTCGGTAGAGAGGGTAATAATGCCGGACAGCACGATCCTTATGGATTATCTTTTAAACAAGGTCACAAACCTGTTTAACAACCTGCTGGTATATCCTGAAAAGATGAAGCAGAACCTTGAGCTGACAAGCGGCGGAATGTTTTCGCAGGGAGTACTCCTTGCGCTCATTGACAAAGATGTCATCCGCGAGGATGCTTATGAGATGGTACAGCGCAACGCGATGAAGGCGTTAAAAGAAGGAGGCACATTTAAAGAGCATCTCCTTAAAGACAAGGATGTGATGAAATTTATGACTCCTTCTGAGATTGATAAAGTTTTCAACTACAGTTATCATACAAGGAATATTGACAAGATATTCAAAAGAGTGTTCAGATAG
- the rpsO gene encoding 30S ribosomal protein S15, translated as MALEKEKKSEIIGKFRKHGTDTGSPEVQVAILTDRITYLTEHFKTHEKDHHSRRGLLKLVNRRRKLLDYVKGVDVSRYSKLIQDLGLRR; from the coding sequence GTGGCATTAGAAAAAGAAAAGAAAAGCGAAATTATAGGGAAGTTCAGAAAGCATGGGACAGATACAGGTTCGCCGGAGGTTCAGGTTGCTATCCTTACTGATAGGATTACATACCTCACAGAGCACTTCAAGACCCATGAAAAAGACCACCATTCGAGAAGAGGCTTGCTGAAGCTTGTAAACAGGCGCAGGAAACTCCTTGATTATGTCAAAGGCGTTGACGTCTCAAGGTATTCCAAGCTAATTCAGGATTTAGGTCTCCGCAGATAG
- a CDS encoding response regulator, with amino-acid sequence MKFELKILIVEDNADDRKLLRYNFENHGCKNVIEAQDGQEGLDLAKSQKPDLIISDALMPVMDGFQFLRAIKTDENLRSIPFVFYSATYTGYKEVELAISLGAEAFIVKPKDLNELWEKLNSIIKECNLRKEKTFPAEQIDNDHEYFRSYSNIVATKLEEKVRELENAKAVIEAKEQEWQTTFNSIGDCVTIHDKNFNIILANKSCEKVFGASQNEIRSRKCFELFHGKNEPHEACPKINTEQKGKPFEAERFESRLNRWFSIACFPLLDKNGVVRGVVHYAKDITERKKAEANLREIDKKFRVLFESSRDALMTLGPPSWEFTSCNQATVGMFRVKNDEEFITYGPEDLSPERQPDGRASDEKSKEMIETAMLKGSHFFEWTHKRSDGEEFPATVLLTHTELEGKQFLQATVRDLTEQRKLEAQYLQSQKMEVVGQLAGGIAHDFNNILTAITGYGHIALMKLEKDDPIRLNIEHMLEGVDRAAYLTKDILLFSRKHISNKTPVNLNEVVRQVEKFLKRVMGEDIECKTVLQERPIHVHADSHHLEQVLMNLATNARDAIPKGGAFTIATEKVTLNQGFISAHGYGKPGEYALITISDTGIGMDEETRKRIFEPFFTTKEVGKGTGLGLAVVYGIIKEHDGYINVYSEPGNGTTFRIYLPIIASKPRKETKTHQEEASEGGTETILVAEDDESLRNLSKAVLTELGYTVIEAVDGEDAVRKFMENKDRIHLILSDLIMPKMNGKEACDEIRKIKPDIKIIFMSGYAPDIVRQKVLLEDSAQMIFKPMSPNELLKKVRNVLDEGKHN; translated from the coding sequence GTGAAATTTGAATTGAAAATCCTTATTGTTGAAGATAATGCGGATGACCGGAAGTTATTGAGATACAACTTCGAAAATCATGGTTGTAAAAATGTCATAGAGGCACAGGATGGACAGGAAGGGCTTGACCTTGCCAAATCTCAGAAACCTGACCTGATAATCTCAGACGCGCTTATGCCGGTGATGGACGGCTTCCAGTTTTTGAGGGCGATAAAAACTGATGAGAATCTGCGCTCGATCCCCTTTGTTTTTTACTCCGCAACATACACGGGCTATAAGGAGGTTGAATTAGCTATTTCCCTCGGTGCCGAAGCGTTTATTGTTAAACCAAAAGATCTTAACGAGTTATGGGAGAAACTGAATTCTATTATTAAAGAATGTAACCTCAGGAAAGAAAAGACGTTCCCTGCTGAGCAGATTGATAATGATCATGAATATTTTCGGAGCTACAGCAATATTGTCGCCACCAAGCTTGAGGAGAAGGTCAGGGAACTTGAAAATGCCAAGGCAGTGATTGAGGCGAAGGAGCAGGAATGGCAGACAACGTTTAACTCGATAGGCGACTGCGTGACTATCCATGACAAAAATTTCAACATTATCCTTGCAAACAAGTCTTGCGAGAAAGTTTTCGGCGCTTCACAGAATGAGATCCGCTCCAGGAAATGTTTCGAGTTGTTTCACGGGAAGAATGAACCTCATGAGGCCTGCCCGAAGATTAATACAGAGCAGAAGGGAAAACCTTTCGAAGCAGAGAGGTTTGAGTCAAGACTCAACCGCTGGTTTTCCATAGCATGCTTCCCGCTTCTCGATAAAAATGGAGTTGTGCGGGGAGTGGTACATTATGCAAAAGACATCACAGAGCGGAAAAAGGCTGAGGCGAATCTGCGTGAAATTGATAAGAAGTTCCGTGTTCTCTTCGAAAGCTCCCGCGACGCCTTAATGACTTTGGGCCCGCCTTCATGGGAGTTTACCTCATGCAACCAGGCAACGGTGGGCATGTTCAGAGTGAAGAACGATGAGGAATTCATTACTTATGGGCCTGAGGATTTGTCACCCGAGCGGCAACCGGATGGCCGCGCTTCTGATGAGAAGTCTAAGGAGATGATTGAGACGGCCATGCTCAAAGGATCCCATTTCTTCGAATGGACGCACAAACGGAGCGATGGTGAGGAATTCCCTGCCACTGTACTCCTCACGCATACGGAGCTGGAAGGGAAGCAGTTCCTCCAGGCAACTGTCCGGGACCTCACCGAGCAACGTAAACTCGAGGCTCAGTATCTCCAATCTCAGAAGATGGAAGTAGTGGGTCAGCTTGCGGGCGGCATCGCTCATGACTTTAACAACATTCTTACAGCAATTACAGGATATGGTCATATTGCTCTCATGAAATTGGAGAAGGATGATCCCATTCGTCTAAACATCGAACATATGCTCGAAGGCGTGGACAGGGCAGCCTATCTTACGAAAGACATCCTCCTGTTCAGCAGGAAACATATCAGCAATAAAACCCCCGTGAACCTGAACGAAGTCGTTAGACAGGTTGAGAAGTTCCTGAAGAGGGTCATGGGAGAGGATATAGAATGTAAAACAGTCCTGCAAGAGAGACCGATACATGTCCACGCAGACAGCCATCATCTTGAGCAGGTGCTGATGAATTTAGCAACAAACGCTCGTGATGCTATACCGAAGGGAGGCGCTTTTACTATTGCAACAGAAAAGGTCACCCTGAACCAAGGCTTCATCTCAGCACATGGCTACGGCAAACCGGGCGAATATGCCCTGATAACAATATCGGACACCGGCATAGGGATGGACGAAGAAACGCGGAAGCGGATCTTCGAGCCATTCTTTACGACCAAGGAAGTTGGCAAAGGCACGGGCTTGGGTCTTGCGGTGGTATACGGGATTATCAAAGAGCATGATGGCTACATCAATGTTTACAGCGAGCCCGGCAATGGCACAACATTTCGAATTTACCTGCCCATCATAGCATCGAAACCAAGGAAAGAGACTAAAACGCATCAGGAAGAAGCTTCAGAGGGTGGCACGGAAACAATTCTTGTTGCTGAGGACGATGAATCCTTGAGGAATCTGTCAAAGGCTGTGCTGACAGAATTAGGCTATACGGTCATAGAGGCTGTTGACGGCGAGGATGCGGTGAGAAAATTCATGGAGAACAAAGACAGAATCCACCTCATCCTGTCAGACCTTATCATGCCGAAGATGAACGGCAAAGAGGCTTGCGACGAGATACGAAAAATTAAGCCTGATATTAAGATCATCTTCATGAGCGGATATGCGCCCGACATTGTCCGGCAGAAGGTGCTGCTCGAAGACAGCGCTCAGATGATTTTCAAGCCTATGTCGCCGAATGAGCTGTTAAAGAAGGTAAGGAACGTGCTTGATGAAGGGAAGCACAATTAA
- the truB gene encoding tRNA pseudouridine(55) synthase TruB, producing MDGIINLYKHKGITSFDAVKMVRNISGEKKCGHGGTLDPLAEGVLPVFLGKATRIIPFMPSIEDGEKKYSAMIRLGISTDTLDSEGTVVATYEGEKTPALEDVQKAVKSFSGTIRQVPPMFSAVKHKGKRLYKLAREGKVVERAPREVKIKEIEILSFEYPFLKINVTCSAGTYIRVLASDIGDMLGCGGHISELVRLRSGAFDIDGSKRIDEVREAGAKGILTGIVHEIDSILSSLAEVHVTDAGEKRVRDGASVTMENVVSVNGTLFDTGYCRIKGEGQMLLAIGQSMAPDADGQSEDKSYVFKIKRVFIN from the coding sequence ATGGATGGCATAATAAATCTTTATAAGCACAAGGGGATAACTTCCTTTGATGCAGTTAAGATGGTAAGGAATATCTCCGGTGAAAAAAAGTGCGGACATGGCGGCACCCTTGACCCGCTTGCCGAGGGAGTCCTCCCTGTATTTCTCGGAAAGGCAACAAGGATAATACCTTTTATGCCATCAATAGAAGACGGTGAGAAGAAATATTCAGCAATGATACGACTTGGGATAAGCACTGACACCCTTGACTCAGAAGGAACTGTTGTTGCAACATACGAAGGGGAAAAGACCCCGGCTTTGGAAGATGTGCAAAAGGCTGTGAAATCGTTCAGTGGAACAATCAGGCAGGTACCTCCCATGTTCTCAGCGGTAAAGCACAAGGGGAAAAGGCTTTACAAGCTGGCAAGGGAGGGAAAAGTCGTTGAAAGAGCGCCTCGTGAGGTGAAAATAAAAGAAATTGAAATACTTTCTTTTGAGTATCCTTTTTTAAAAATAAATGTTACATGCTCTGCCGGAACGTATATTCGTGTCCTTGCTTCTGATATAGGGGATATGCTCGGTTGCGGTGGGCATATCTCAGAACTTGTAAGGCTCAGGAGCGGAGCCTTTGATATAGATGGCTCAAAACGCATTGATGAGGTGAGAGAGGCCGGCGCAAAAGGGATACTTACCGGAATCGTCCATGAAATTGATTCAATCCTCAGCAGCCTTGCCGAGGTGCATGTGACAGATGCCGGTGAGAAAAGAGTACGCGATGGTGCTTCTGTTACAATGGAAAACGTAGTGTCGGTAAATGGGACACTTTTTGATACGGGTTACTGCAGGATCAAGGGTGAAGGACAAATGCTCCTTGCAATCGGGCAGAGTATGGCCCCGGATGCAGATGGCCAGAGTGAAGATAAGAGTTATGTATTTAAAATAAAACGTGTGTTTATTAATTGA